From Kitasatospora sp. MAP12-44, one genomic window encodes:
- a CDS encoding DUF6247 family protein, producing MTTTEEDQVTVQPDHQPPAAPRPATLRELRTALSRYGLPGDRDAFEQALQAALDESPIGDLGAVADVISEYRHRLVLRTDPEAMAALAAPIGGRQWNVSTEVFARLRAGGDR from the coding sequence GTGACCACCACCGAGGAGGACCAGGTGACCGTCCAGCCCGACCACCAGCCCCCGGCCGCACCCCGACCGGCCACCCTGCGCGAGCTGCGCACCGCACTTAGCAGGTACGGCCTGCCCGGCGACCGCGACGCCTTCGAGCAGGCCCTGCAGGCCGCCCTCGACGAGTCCCCGATCGGCGACCTCGGCGCCGTCGCCGACGTCATCAGCGAGTACCGCCACCGCCTGGTCCTGCGCACCGACCCCGAGGCGATGGCCGCCCTGGCCGCACCAATCGGCGGCCGGCAGTGGAACGTCTCCACCGAGGTCTTCGCCCGGCTGCGCGCCGGCGGTGACCGGTGA